The stretch of DNA TTTTTAATGTTGCGGATGCGAGCTTAACAATTGGTGTGATTTTATTGCTGATTGTGTTGCTGAAAGATCAGAATCGAAAGGGTAAGGTGTCGTAATGGAAAAACATGCATTCAAAATTGAATTACCGGCCCATCATTTACAGCGCATTGATAAAATTTTGCCTGAGTTTCATTCAGAATGGTCGCGCAGTCAAATACAGGACTGGATTAAATTGGGACTCGTGTCAGTAAATGGTAAGACAGTAAAATCAAATTATAAATTAAAAATGGGCGATCTCATTGAAGTGACTGAAAAAGAAGTTGTGGAAGCAGACATTCTTCCAGAGAATTTAAATTTAGACATTTATTATGAAGATGATGATGTTGCCATCGTGTATAAACCTAAAGGAATGGTCGTTCACCCTTCGCCGGGCCACTATTCGGGAACGTTAGTCAATGGTTTAATGTATCAAATTAAAAACTTATCTGGGATTAATGGTGAAATTCGACCTGGCATTGTACACCGTATCGATAAAGATACATCTGGGTTGTTGATGGTCGCTAAAAATGATGTCGCACATCGTAGTTTAGTCGCACAATTAATGGCAAAAACGGTTAAGAGAAAATACACCGCATTAGTTCATGGCCATATCCCACATGAGTTTGGAACGATAGACGCACCGATAGGTAGAAATAAAAATGATCGTCAAGCAATGGCCGTAGAAGACAATGGTAAAGAAGCGATTACACATTTTAATGTCATTGAAGCGTTTAAAAATTATACGTTGGTGGAATGTGAGCTTGAAACAGGACGTACGCATCAAATTCGTGTGCATATGAAGTATATCGGTTATCCGTTGGTGGGTGATCCGAAATATGGACCAAAGAAAACGCTAGATATTGGAGGACAAGCCCTTCACGCGGGTTTAATTGGCTTTGAACATCCTAAAACAGGAGCATATATTGAACGATCTGCGCCGCTACCAGAATCGTTCGAAGCGGTTATTGAACAAGTTCGTAAAGAAGACGTGTGAGCATAGTCATCTTTTTCAAGAAATTTCAAATATACTTTGACATTGAAGGATAAAAACGTTAACATTAATACAAGTTGAATGACAAACAATTAAAAAATGAAGGTCTTTAATAGAGAGTCCCGTGAGGCTCAAAAGACATGACGATATCATGGTGTATCCCGCGTTGTTGAATGATGGTGGAATCCGTACGAGAGACGGTTCATTGTCAGCGCATGGTGATACCCATCACTGACTAAACTCATGTCTAGATGAAGACATGAGTTTTTTATTAAGGAGTGAAATCAATGGCAGAACGTGTTGTATTAGATGAGGCCGCAATCAATCGTACAGTCACTAGAATTGCACACGAAATTTTAGAATACAACAAAGGTACAGATCACCTAGTACTGCTCGGTATTAAAACACGGGGTGAATTTTTAGCGCAACGCATTCAACAAAAGATTCAACAGATAGAAGATGTACAGGTGCCTACTGGAACGATTGATATCACGGATTATCGTGACGATATTGATTTCAGAGAACAACAAAAAGTGCCTGCATTCGATATTGACATTGATTTGAACCATCGCATTGTCATAATCGTCGATGATGTGCTTTATACGGGACGAACTGTACGTGCTTCTTTAGATGCGATTTTATTGCATGCGAGACCGAAAAAAATTGGATTGGCAACACTCGTAGATCGAGGTCATCGAGAGTTACCTATCCGTGCCGATTTCGTAGGGAAAAACATTCCAACAGCACAACAAGAAGCGGTCAATGTTTATTTAGATGAAATAGATCAACGTAATGCCGTTGTCATTACATAGCAACACCTTTTAATTCAGTACGAGAGACTGACAAAGGTCATATTTCAAACAGGATAAAGTTTCAACCTCATATGCAATGGACATGTCTATTGTATAAAGGTCTGTTTGATTCAACCTCAGTCTCTTACCATTAATGGTTAAGAGATTTTTTTATTGTGAAAGGAAGAGAATAATGGAAAATGAACAAATGTTTGAACGGACAGTCAAACCTGTACTGGACGTCAATGAAAAACCAAAAGCGGGGCAATGGGCCTTTTTAAGCTTACAACATCTATTTGCGATGTTTGGTGCAACGGTATTAGTCCCATTCTTAACGGGATTACCGGTATCATCGGCATTGTTAGCATCAGGTGTGGGAACACTGCTATACATCTTGATTACAAAAGGGAAAATACCAGCTTATCTTGGCTCAAGTTTTGCATTTATTACCCCGATTATTACAGGATTAAGTACGAATAGTTTAGGTGATATGCTCGTTGCATTATTTATGAGCGGAGTAATGTACGTCGTGATTGGTATCGCAATTAAAATCAGTGGGACAAATTGGCTGATGCATCTCCTTCCACCAGTGGTTGTTGGGCCTGTCATTATGGTGATTGGTTTAAGCTTAGCGCCTACTGCAGTCAACATGGCAATGTTTGAAAATCCGGGTGAAATGAAAGGTTACCAATTAAGTTTTGTAGCCGTTGCAGGTATCACATTACTCGTCACACTCATCATGCAAGGTTTTGCAAAAGGATTCTTCTCATTAATTCCTGTTTTAATTGGAATTGTTGTGGGATATATCACGGCGATTTTATTCGGCATGGTTAATTTTAAAACCATTGCTGAAGCAGCTTGGTTCCAATTTCCAGATATTTATATTCCTTTTGTTGACTATCACCCTTCTGTACATTTGGGGTTGATTGCGATCATGCTGCCTATCGTTTTCGTAACGGTAAGTGAGCATATCGGTCATCAGATGGTGATCAACAAAATTGTTGGACGTAACTTCTTTAAGGATCCTGGCTTACATCGCTCTATTATTGGAGACGGGGTCTCTACCATGTTTTCAAGTATTATCGGTGGTCCGCCGAGTACAACTTACGGGGAAAACATTGGTGTACTGGCCATAACAAAAATTTATAGCATCTACGTTATCGGAGGTGCAGCAGTCATCGCAATTGTACTTGGATTTATCGGTAAATTCACCGCACTTGTTTCTTCCATCCCAACACCAGTGATGGGCGGCGTATCCATCTTATTGTTTGGAACGATTGCTGCGAGTGGTTTGCGTATGATTGTAGAAAGTAAAGTCGATTTCACACAAAACCGTAATCTTGTCATTGCATCAGTGATTCTCGTGATTGGTATTGGTAACATGATGTTGAATTTATCTCAAGTCGGTGTACAACTCACAATTGAAGGCATGGCACTATCGGCAACAGCAGGTATCATTCTTAATTTGATTTTACCAAAACGTTAAAATAGGGGGCTTCACTTATTATGCAGCATCTTGTGTCTATGGAACATTTAACTCAAACAGAGATTGAAAGTTTAATTCGAAAAGCAATGCAATATAAAGCAGGGAAAGAAATACCTGACTTAAAAGGAAGGTACATCGCTAATTTGTTTTTTGAAAACTCTACGCGAACGAAATGCAGTTTTGAAATGGCAGAGCATCGTTTGGGGATTCAACAACTGCACTTTGAATCAAGTGCCTCTTCTGTACAAAAAGGAGAGTCATTATACGATACGTGTCGCACGTTACAAAGCATTGGATGTGACGCACTGGTCATTCGTCATCCACAAAATCATTATTATGAGCCTTTATTGAATATGGGGATTCCCATTATCAATGGGGGGATGGTAGCGGTCAACATCCGACACAAAGCTTACTAGATTTGATGACGATTTATGAAACATTTGGACGTTTTAAAGGATTAAAAGTCGTGATTTGTGGCGATATTAAAAATTCTCGCGTTGCGCGTAGCAATTATCACAGTTTAACGGCGCTCGGAGCACATGTCATGTTCTCTAGTCCAGATGTATGGAAAGACCATAGTATGGCAGCAGCTTACGTTGATTTAGATGAAGTGATTGAACAAGTTGATATTGTTATGCTTTTACGGGTACAACATGAACGTCATGGTGAAGGGAGTCAAAATTTTGATCCTGCCACTTATCATCGTCAATTTGGTTTAACGGAAACACGCTATGCGCGATTACAAGACCATGCGATTGTGATGCATCCCGCGCCGGTCAATCGCAATGTTGAAATTGCGGATACGTTAGTTGAAGCCCCGAAATCACGAATTTTTGAACAGATGGCGAATGGGGTTTATTTAAGAATGGCGGTACTCACTGAGATATTAAAAGGTTAAGGAGCGATAACGATGAAATTAATTCAAAATGCAAAAATGTTAGAAGCCGGAACGATGAAAAAAGTAGACGTACTCATCGAAGGGAAAAAGATAAAAGAAATCGCTGAAACGATTCCAGCTACAGAAGAAATGACAATTATCGATGCGCAAGGACACTTTTTAGCACCAGGTTTTATTGATGTGCATGTCCATTTGAGAGAGCCAGGTGGGGAGTATAAAGAAACGATTGAAACGGGGACGAAAGCCGCAGCACGAGGCGGGTT from Staphylococcus lutrae encodes:
- the pyrR gene encoding bifunctional pyr operon transcriptional regulator/uracil phosphoribosyltransferase PyrR: MAERVVLDEAAINRTVTRIAHEILEYNKGTDHLVLLGIKTRGEFLAQRIQQKIQQIEDVQVPTGTIDITDYRDDIDFREQQKVPAFDIDIDLNHRIVIIVDDVLYTGRTVRASLDAILLHARPKKIGLATLVDRGHRELPIRADFVGKNIPTAQQEAVNVYLDEIDQRNAVVIT
- a CDS encoding uracil-xanthine permease family protein, whose protein sequence is MENEQMFERTVKPVLDVNEKPKAGQWAFLSLQHLFAMFGATVLVPFLTGLPVSSALLASGVGTLLYILITKGKIPAYLGSSFAFITPIITGLSTNSLGDMLVALFMSGVMYVVIGIAIKISGTNWLMHLLPPVVVGPVIMVIGLSLAPTAVNMAMFENPGEMKGYQLSFVAVAGITLLVTLIMQGFAKGFFSLIPVLIGIVVGYITAILFGMVNFKTIAEAAWFQFPDIYIPFVDYHPSVHLGLIAIMLPIVFVTVSEHIGHQMVINKIVGRNFFKDPGLHRSIIGDGVSTMFSSIIGGPPSTTYGENIGVLAITKIYSIYVIGGAAVIAIVLGFIGKFTALVSSIPTPVMGGVSILLFGTIAASGLRMIVESKVDFTQNRNLVIASVILVIGIGNMMLNLSQVGVQLTIEGMALSATAGIILNLILPKR
- a CDS encoding RluA family pseudouridine synthase; protein product: MEKHAFKIELPAHHLQRIDKILPEFHSEWSRSQIQDWIKLGLVSVNGKTVKSNYKLKMGDLIEVTEKEVVEADILPENLNLDIYYEDDDVAIVYKPKGMVVHPSPGHYSGTLVNGLMYQIKNLSGINGEIRPGIVHRIDKDTSGLLMVAKNDVAHRSLVAQLMAKTVKRKYTALVHGHIPHEFGTIDAPIGRNKNDRQAMAVEDNGKEAITHFNVIEAFKNYTLVECELETGRTHQIRVHMKYIGYPLVGDPKYGPKKTLDIGGQALHAGLIGFEHPKTGAYIERSAPLPESFEAVIEQVRKEDV